The Prochlorococcus marinus XMU1404 DNA segment CTCAGGCTTTCCATGGGTCGCCCATCGGGTATGACCTATACCCACAGTTCCAGGAATATTCTGATCATTAAGATTAGTTATTAAATTTTTGAGTTTTCCTTCTGCTTTATTACAAGAAATACAATTTGTTTCGGAATTAATTATTGCAATACCTGCAGAATCATAACCTCTATATTCAAGTTTTTCTAAACCATTCATTAATAATGGTAAAGCTTTTTTATATCCAGTAACAGCAACTATTCCACACATACGAATTTTTTTTTCAATTATATTGAAATAAAATGCGTATTTATTAAAACATGGACTCTCTTAAAACTGCACTATAAAAATTAATATGCTAAGCCCATACTCCTAGAAGTCTCGTCTCCTAAATAAACACGAATACTTAAGAAATCTGTTGGACATGCCGTTTCACATCTTTTACAACCTACACAATCTTCTGTTCTAGGAGATGAAGCTATTTGGCCAGCTTTACAGCCGTCCCAAGGAACCATTTCTAAAACATCAAGTGGGCAAGCCCTTACACATTGGGTACAACCAATGCAAGTGTCATAAATTTTAACTGCGTGTGACATGTAAAAATTGTCTTTTGAACCTCGTTTTATAATACTATTGTCTTACAAAGAAATTAAAAAAATTAAGATATGCTTCACTCTTGTTAACTCTAGGGCATAAAATCATATAGATAATTAGTAATTTCCATAAATTATGTCACAAGAAATCCTCGAAAAAGTCTGTTCTATTGTTTCAGAACAATTAAGCGTTGAAGCAGGAGAAGTAAAATCAGATTCAAATTTCCAAAATGATTTAGGTGCAGATTCTCTAGATACCGTTGAACTCGTGATGGCTCTAGAAGAGGCATTTGATATCGAAATTCCTGATGAAGCAGC contains these protein-coding regions:
- the psaC gene encoding photosystem I iron-sulfur center protein PsaC; protein product: MSHAVKIYDTCIGCTQCVRACPLDVLEMVPWDGCKAGQIASSPRTEDCVGCKRCETACPTDFLSIRVYLGDETSRSMGLAY
- the acpP gene encoding acyl carrier protein, giving the protein MSQEILEKVCSIVSEQLSVEAGEVKSDSNFQNDLGADSLDTVELVMALEEAFDIEIPDEAAEGIATVGDAVKFIEEKKG